In Solanum lycopersicum chromosome 3, SLM_r2.1, the genomic stretch ctaaatgagtggaaataaataacaaacttgaaagagacacttaacagctttgacaattgaattttaatcaattaatcaaggtaactagggtttacgtgttccccacatgttcataacttgataattctaactataacaattctttcctagtatcttgcatgcaaagtgataagttatgtatttctaaattcttggtccggcatctagaaaatctcactccgcaccttggtcctgctacgtgtgttgctatcctaaacctttatccttacctcatattaagcatcgtattcgatatttgactaagttattacctcgtaccaatcaatactagcctattagatagtatacactaaatctatgttaataattcttttcctattatctacctccttggtccggcaagtagcattaaggcgagttctaactttggtcatccgttaaaaagacttctaaacgaaagaattattaatacatgcaagacactattctagaattgttattttagttagggtttatctcattatttaccgatggttcccaaaaccctagttatggagtttagttactcatagccataaacataatattcaaatatattaaatatgaattcatgtacttacttcaatgagaaagagtaaaatccaaaagtttgcttgattaatatccaaaaatcacttgcaagaatctcaaaatccaacactaatatacaaagtctaaaaatctgatgtctaatctcatagagtctaacctcaaaaacgaggttttttgaactatatataaaaaataaaaacctaactaaacaaggactctgtttgctggaaatctgccaaaacgcggctgggtcgacagaccacgcgacggatcgtcgtggtcacgacggaccgtcatggactccgtcgtcccatacttatgcaatttcttctgctgctctcttcgccaccctcgacggcaagtatgacggaccgtcataggcacaacggtccgtcgagggtcttcgttccaaaacacttcaactcttggaatctgggtactgggatcacttctctgaacttcatgacgaacctgtaggacggaccgtcatagacacgacggaccgtcacaagcttcgtaaccccacacttggtcagacttctctatcttccttcagcagctgcactacgctgccacctacggaccgtcacaagcacgacggaccgtcataagctccgtaggtggtctcttctgcatttcttcactcaaaatctccgcattcagcttcggacagatttcctgcaaaataaaaagaaacttatataaaaattagcagaaaaaggcttttggacacactaaacttaaggaaaaagtattaataataccgtgaaaccacggtatatcagaggtgtagatctccaattggttggtttgatactTTTGATATGAGACTTTGGTAACTAATATTTTGAAGTAATTGTTGAGAAAACTATCCTTTCTTACCCTCAccttattttgattatttgaggacaaataatgggtaaattggtatctaatgtaacgactcatttggtcgttttgagcactagagttttttatttcataaaatactttttgataGAGTCTATATGGGTATTTTGAACTATTCttaactataattataaaactaatggataagtttgaattatttatttaattggtgGTTAATGGGCCcacattcataatttatttagtatCTTATGTCTCTTGGCCCGTATGTAAACCTACATTAAATTAAAAGAGGATAGCAACCCTCTtttgatttcaaaattattGGAAGAGAAGTTGCAATATCTTTTGTGATATGATTAATTTTGAGTGAATAAAAGTTGAAAGCTTAATGAATATGGATATCAACCTATTATACcatattaaaaaaaggaaaaaccaCCTAAATACACATCTTGTTTTACCATAATCAACaaaattttctatcatttaaataattaaaaatctctCTCAAATATATCACTCCCTCTTGTTGATAGATCCTATTTCCCTCTCGAACACATCTCTTCCCTCTCGAAAAAATGTCTCTCGTCTCTAATTCATTCATTCCCTCTTGAATACATTTGTCCCTCCCTTCCTTATGTATCTGAATGTCCTATCTCTTCTCGAATACATCTCTCTCCTATATATCTAAATGTCTGCTAATATACTGAGaaatttagtaatataattaactCATAACATTATgagatttatataaattatgagCATGTTTAGATTGACATCCTGGTTATTGGATTTGGTGTAATTACATTGTTGTCCTGGTTGGAAGGACAAGCAATTACTTGGTCAGCGGGTAATTGGTGTAATTGGCAGGGTGTAATTACACTTTACAATTCACCTCATTCTCCTTTCCCTAATATGAAGATTGAGTCATCAAATCCTATGAATTGTTGGTAATTACATCGTGTAATTACCATctgattactttttaatttctatttttatttttttgttttaatttttttaattttattatttaattttttattttagttttgttgTTCTAGAATTTtgtacaaatttattttttatttaatattattatatttcattttcttatgtTCTCAACCTTGCCTTACATGATTCTAtgtaattttcttgtattatctatttatttataccatgcttattttctcattagcataattttatttgtattttaatttttaaattaaaataaaatttatagttaagtaaggttatagacttatgatttctttattaagaagaaataaaaataagtatattgaaattttttataagagtataatgttaaatttttgttttgaatttgtaCTTATGTTATATTTCCAATTCATTTGTTTTAGTAATATTGAATTTATAgatcattttttaattagacTTGATAGATTATATTTGTGTCAaaacattttataatttataatattttatttatatattattcttttttatcgAATATGCATTTCACGATGTTCGTAGAAACTTCATACTTTTAGTTGTTACGATcaattcaattaaatattttttaatttgtaaaaataaatcaattatttttttcataatattagtaactaaaaaaatatgtttattaattaatatatttttaaaaaagaacatatatcttaaatatttaattcaacgtcatttataaagttttttattCGTCtagtataaaaaatttaaataattaattcttatttttaagatttattaaaatgtatgaTTGCAATTGTGCATCCAAAGAGAACATATTTAATTACACTATTGCATTCAAACAGGACGTGTATGCAATTATAATGTGGCAATCAAACAGATTGTAACTACATCAACTTCAATTATCGAGTGGCTTCCAAAGAGACCCTATAAAAATTGAGCGAATTACCAAAATATGATCTCGTTTCAGTAGCACTAATTTTGACTATTAAGTTAAAAggtcaaatacataaacagatTTCTAAACTTAATGGGTTTTTTTCCTTAGGTACCTCAACTACGTCATTctcctattgaatcattgaaccagCAATAATTTGTTCCTTTAAAATAGTATTGGTTGATTTTGATCGGCTTTTATATTGTAAATGCCTTCAATTATGTTCGAATTATAATGATTTGATTGAAGGAATGTTAAGACAAACCGTGTTactctcatttgttttctaatgtgttcaaatgacttaaaTAAAACACAACTATTCTCGAatattttcactatcaatttGACTAATGAGTTCTGAAACAACATATGTAACCTCTATCAATACCCCTTATAAATCTGATTTCACACCAGACAACCGTGTTTGTTTAAACGGAACAAATTGTAGATGGTTTAATAATTCAATAAGAAAACGAAGGACAATGACTTAATTAAAGTACCTAAGAAAAAAACCTAACAAATTTAGACATCTGTTTATATATTTGACCTAAGTAAAACCAAAGcacgataaaaaaaaaatgcgACGCTGGTTTCTCCCCCGCCCATAGCATAGACcatagttgttgttgttgttgtttgtttctCTGCGCAAGATCCGATTCTCAAACATCCTATCGCTCTttatcttatataatatatcaatCGCCCTTTTGTTTATcctttttctatttgttttgtTGGTGATTTCTAGGTAATGGCTTTTCACTTGcgatttttcttgatttttaggTGAAATTACATCTTGGATCTAATTAAGATAAAAGGGCGGGTGGGTTTACTTGGgattttacatatttatttcatattaaaattgaatctttATCTTATCTGGGTTTGGGTTTGATTGAGATGGTGACAGTGAATATTGGAATGCTCCATTATGTATTGGATCATGTATATGGTGCGTTTGTTCACAGAACAAAACTAAGCCCACCTTTCTTTTCAAGAGGATGGGGAGGTACAAAGCTTgatcttttagaaaaaatgattAAGCAATTGTTCCCTGAACAGAATTGGCCTCCCACATTGGTACAACCTGTTTGGAAAACTGTTTGGGAATCTCAAACTGCTACTCTTAGAGAAGGTTTTTTTAAGACTCCTTGCGATCACCAGCTGCTTACTGCATTGCCTCCAGAGTCTCACATTGCAAGGGTTGCTTTCCTCACCCCCAAATATACCCCGTCTCATAAGACCGCCTGTGTCGTTCATCTTGCTGGTTAGTTACTAATTTGattcattaattcatatattCTTTGTGATACATAGATGCTCATTTTTACATTTGGTTTctgtttttagttttatttaattctatcTGCTTGTgctattcatttatttatatgaacAAAACAAATCCTAGGTGTTTCAGTCTCTTCTAATGTCATGTTTGACTTAtaactttcttttttaatcaaCCAAGTCATGATACATTTGAAGGTGGCTACACCTTACCTTCTTGAAAACAATGAGATGCTGGTGAACCACTCTTCACTATTGAGCAAACAAGTTAGTACATACAACAAGTGGAAATACAACTGTTGCTTCAACCTCTCCTGCTGACTTGGAAATATGGAAGCTTCCATCTATCAGGCCTTTCTTCTGTCTTGGCAACACATTAAAGTTAGAATAGATACCACTATTATCAGTGGTGCGGCTCGGGGATGCTGACTTGTCGGTAACTTTGTTGACTTACATAAAGAAGTGGTTGGTAGTGACTTGGTTGGATTTCAGCAAGAGCTTAATCTTATTCACAATGTCTTCAGTTATCCAAGGACTTGTCCATGCACCCTGAATACAGCTCTGCAACAGGAGGGAATCAGTTTCACCAAATACCATGTGGAGACCATTCTGAGTGCACCAATTGAGACCACAAAGAAATGATTCAGCTTCAGCCAGATCACTGTTCCCTCTTCCAAGTGGTAGACAAACAGCCATTGAAACGTGCCATCCTTGTCTCTCACCACCCCACCTCCTCCACAGTTCCCTTCAATACAAGAACCATCTGTATTAAGCTTTATGAAGGGACAGTGAGATTTGATTTAAGAGACTGCAATAGAAATATGTTCCAGAAGTTTCAAGTCCATCAGTTGACAGATACCATTCCAATTATCAGGGATTGGATAATTGAGTAACTGGAGTTCAGTGAGCTGACTAATATTGAGGCTAATAAGTGTAGTAGAACTACTCTAGAAGAGATCTTTGTCATCATATTTAGCACTACATCTGGATCTCCATAACTCCCAAAGAATGATAGGTGGCATGATCTTAAAGTGGAAAGGAGCTATGAAGTTTCTGCATTTGAAGTTCCAGAAGGCATATACGATGTTTCCTAGGGAGGATCTCCTTTAGTTGATGCCCAGCCCTCTGCATAGTATTGCCAGATTTTTTCTGCAAACTGTCAGAATAAAAAATGTGCTCAGCTGTTTCTCCTCTTGGTCTTCTACCAATTACACGGCAGCAGTAACATATGGACACCAGGTTAATACCAAACCTTGCCACCCTGTCATCTGCTAGTAGTCTGTTCTGAACCTTGCCACCCTGTCATCTGCTGGGGGTCTGTTTTGAACCTTGCCATCCTGTCATCTACTACCTGTTCCATGGCAGCCGCAACTGAATCTTGTGCCTTGTTGAGTCGAAAGGAGTCAACCTGAATGTACTGCATTATATTATGCTCCCTTATACTGTATTATCCTTTAACCAACTCCTATTAATTTTCTAAACAATACCAGCTCTGTACAGACACAGAAACCATCATCTGCTAAGATTTCAACAAACCCTTGAATGACGAGGCAAAACTTACTGTAGCTTTCTGACAAAGCAATtttcaattgaagaaattagtTTTATCCTTTTCTTGTCACAATATAGTCCTATTATAATGTAATAGTATTCATTTCTTTTATCATCTGCTGATTGGACAGATTTCAAATAGAAGATATAGCTGCTTCCAAACAGATGAATCACAACTATGcaaaaattattcaatatttaaaaacaaaaagagaataAATGACCAAACTTTTTTCGGTTTGTCTTACATATCGAGAACCGTTGACAATGCATTGCTGGTAATGTCATTATCCTAACCAACTCTGCCTTTGCACTGTTgagttcttatttttttagtttttgccATCTGCAGGTACGGGAGATCATACTTTTGAGCGAAGATTGCGTCTTGGTGGTCCATTACTGAAGGAAAATATAGCAACTATGGTGCTAGAGAGGTAACCATTAATTCCAGAGTAATGtcttcgtttttttttttttttgattttttttggttcTTTGTATACATTTCTCTTATTCTAATATCCTTCCGTGTTCTGCAGCCCTTTCTATGGAAAAAGACGTCCATTGCTGCAGCGTGGGTCAAAGCTGTTATGTGTTAGTGACCTTCTGCTATTAGGACGAGCCACCATTGAAGAGGCCCGTTGTCTTTTGCATTGGTTGGACTGTGAAGCGGGTTTCGGGAAGATGGGTATATGTGGACTTAGCATGGGTAAGGCATAATAAGCTTCCACTGAAAAATTCTAGCTTTTATGATTTGTAAAATCAccatttttttatgcatttaaAGATGATTATATCATTTGGTCTTTTGAACAATTCAACCTAGTTTGACTCGTTCATCCAGtttgaaaaatatcattttgttttttttgtcaGTGATGGTGTGTGAAATAGATAATTAAGATCTTTAGTGGTTTAAGTTTTATGTGTGCAGTGCATTTAACAGTTGAAACTGATCCTAttagaaaaaagtgtaaaaatGTTGTATGTGTTGGGAAAATTTTTTGAGTCACAGTAAATTGAAGCTGTCAAAAGAATTGTTGTTGAGGAGATGGTAGAATGGGCTTTGCAGTCGCTGCAGGAATAATAAAAAACTTCCTTTTTTTGGATAATTGCATGTTATGCCGTATGACCTGTTAATTATCAAAACAAAAGTATAACTGTTTTCCTCATTGGTTTCTTAAATTTAGCTATTAGGTTCCCCCTACTTTTAGATGTATACTATTAATAAAGGAGTATATCCACATTTTTTATCCAACCATTGTGCACATGAATGTAGTTTATCTAGTACGTATTGGATAGAACATGCATAAAATTCACGTCTCTTCAAGGAACCTTGtgttaaaatatgttttctCTTCGATGATATCTAGGAGGAGTACATGCTGCTATGGTTGGTTCATTGCACCCAACACCTATTGCTACACTCCCTTTTCTCTCTCCACATTCCGCTGTTGTGGCATTCTGTGAAGGAATACTAAAGCATGCCACTGCATGGGAAGCACTGAGAGATGATCTTTCCATGCATGAGGCTTCAATGACTCTTGACGAAGTGAAAGAACGGATGCGAAATGTGTTGTCTCTCACCGATGTTACACGGTTTCCAATCCCAAAAGATCCCAGTGCTGTAATATTTGTTGCCGCCACAGTAAGTGCTAGATCTCACTCTTTGCATGGTATGGTTTACTTGAGGAGGGCCCGGAGCATTTTGATTGCTCCTTCTTACTCCGATTTATGTGTAATTCCATATCAAGCATGTTTATTCCTGCTAATCAGATGTCCATTCTCACCATTGCTCCTTCACACTTCTTTGTCATGTCGGTATCCAAACTAATGTTTGTTTAGTAGCAGAATTACTGATTTGCTTTTGAAATATCAGCAAAACCAGTGTCGAACCAAAATTTTGGATTCCACATTTTTTTCATCTGTGCGAGCAGTGGGGCAGAGTTCCTTTCCACTAGAGTATAATTTTCTGTTCAGCAGTTTGATCTAAAACCAATATCAGGTTGTTTCCTAATAGAGAAGGACATCTCTATTTCTTAATGTAAAGGAAGTATGCAAGCTTAATGTGTCATCTTAATCATTTTTCCGCCTTGAAGGTATCATACCCCTGTGAAAATGTAAGAGTCTAAGATAAGATGACCACAGTGGAAAGGTCAATCGGGTTGCTATAAGTATCTAAACGTAATATGTCATCTTGAtctttttttctccttgaagAGCATACCCCTATGATAATGATAGAGTCTAAGATGGCCACAGTGAAAAGGTGTTTAGCTTACTATTTAGAGCGCCAACAGGTAGATTCTTCCTTCTTATGGAACCATATATAAGAGTTGAGACTTCCATCTCATGAGGCTCCCTCCCGAGCTACCTTGTCGGCTTTTGCATTAAACCACTATTTATGCTAGCAATTTGAGCTTGGACTTCACAATCATTTGATTTAGTGGTGTTGTGCTCTGGTGCGATGCCCATTGAGTTTCCTCATTTTGAAGAGCCATACCTTCAAAGATGAAAAGTGTCTCGTTCTTGTTATAGTCTAATTTTATCTTATGACCTCAAATCTCAATCACATATGGCTCCAACTGAAGAACAAACATGATATCTTTCCTTTGAGCACGGGAACCCTAAAGGGTCATGTACAACGTTTCGTTGACAATTTTAAAACAcacataactaatacatgtataaGTTATCAGAGAATGTATGCGTTATTTTATGTAGGATAAAAAGTGAAATAACTAATATATGTAAAAGTTAACTCATTCctgcataaaataatacatgGCTTCACTCATAACCAATTTCTACTTTACTAGTACCTACAAAACTCTTACCAACTACCAAATGACCCCTAAGTACTCTGTATTACCTTGTCTGGAAAAAGCTCTACATAACAACCGATATACTTAAAAAGGAAACTTTTGAATGTAACGTAGCATTTCAGGCAAACATTCATTGCTTTTATCTAAATGTAGTTCACAGTTCTCATTTAATTATTGATCAAGGGTTTGTAACCACAGGAAATCTCATTAACCGTTCTTTTTTCAGGATGATGGCTATATTCCAAGGCACTCGGTGCTAGAACTTGAAAAAGCTTGGCCTGGCTCAGAAGTTAGATGGGTTAGAGGAGGGCATGTATCGTCCTTCCTTCTCCACAATGGTTCATTTCGCAGGGCGATAGTGGATAGTCTTAACAGGCTAAAATGGAAGGAGTCACCTCTGTGATATTCCCATATTTGTGAATAATACACCATGTAATTATTATGTGTTCTTCGCCTCTAATTCTCAAATGAAATTGATAGTAGATTCACTGGGCCACAGTTGATATTTAAGCATTTGCTGGAAAATGAAAAGGTGCTGGAAAAGTTTTCATTCATTGCTTCTCCGTGTTGTTGTGTTACTTCAAAGTACAGTCTTTGTTGAGAGCTGTCAAACAGATAAGGTATCGTTGGTGAAATTTCCACCTATAATTTTTATCTAATACTTGTTGTACTGTATTTGTATGGtagtagtttaatttttaatatttgttatacttgttttatacaattttcttttgtgtGTATTTCTTTCCGTACTTTCTTGTGTCgaatatatttcttttgagGTGGGGGCTTATCATTCTTTGACTCACTAAAGTTAAGATCTGCATATACTGTATCTTTTGTAGACTTCACTTAATGGATTACACAAAATATACTGTTGTGGTTCCTTTTAATTAGGTATGTCAGTGTATCACTCGTGGTACCTAAAGTTTGTATTAGGGCATCTCTAAtcatatactttattttatccTCTAATTATAgagttctctattttttttcgaaaaatCAATTCTATTTTTTTCGAACTATCAGTTCCAATTTaatctctattttactctttaaaaatatcttattcTCTCTCGTCAATATTATTGTTACGCCTCGAGACTACCCCGTTGACGTAACACGGGACCTAGGATTACGAGTGAACCCAAGTTTATCTTGTGTTTGGCATATATCGAGCATATTAAGAATAACCGAATAAAACATGTACTATCAGAAGCTAAAACAATGGATAACTGAAAGTGAGGAAAAACTCAACTAATCTAAATGTATAAAACATACTACGAGTTTGATAACAACTGAAAGATGAACTTAACTATTCAAGTTGATTCTATTGCTATGTTTGAAGAGCCTCTAACTGACTTGAGTTGTTAGGACATGCCTCCAGCCAACTCTAAAAAAACTGAAACATTGAATAAAACGACTAAGTGGAAAGCATGTTTATTGTCCTCGAAGTAAGAGGACTCATCACTAAAGCTGCTGAAATATGGATCGAGACTCGACCTAAGCACAATCTGGGGGCTGAGtgcctgaacctacatcatgcaAAGATGTAGCGTAGAGTTTACGTCAGTACTTAGAATATGCTAAGCATGCAACATAGAAATACTAAGCTGAACAAAACATATAAGCTGAACAAAGCATAGCTGAGCAAAAATGTAAATACTGAAACATTAACTAATCATGAAAATAACCTGTTGAACTGAATGCTAAAGTGTATACCGAGACTTGGTCAAATGCACTGAAAGTATGGCTATAGGAGCTATTATTATCTGATATAAAATCACGTGATCT encodes the following:
- the LOC101250969 gene encoding uncharacterized protein, whose amino-acid sequence is MVTVNIGMLHYVLDHVYGAFVHRTKLSPPFFSRGWGGTKLDLLEKMIKQLFPEQNWPPTLVQPVWKTVWESQTATLREGFFKTPCDHQLLTALPPESHIARVAFLTPKYTPSHKTACVVHLAGTGDHTFERRLRLGGPLLKENIATMVLESPFYGKRRPLLQRGSKLLCVSDLLLLGRATIEEARCLLHWLDCEAGFGKMGICGLSMGGVHAAMVGSLHPTPIATLPFLSPHSAVVAFCEGILKHATAWEALRDDLSMHEASMTLDEVKERMRNVLSLTDVTRFPIPKDPSAVIFVAATDDGYIPRHSVLELEKAWPGSEVRWVRGGHVSSFLLHNGSFRRAIVDSLNRLKWKESPL